In the genome of Paenibacillus sp. FSL R5-0766, one region contains:
- a CDS encoding PRD domain-containing protein, whose protein sequence is MRFKKSLNNNIALAEDAEGCEVIVIGTGVGFKKVKGQPIEQSQIQKMFRIGSNDKYQRVEQFLSDIPLQVIDITDQIIEEGKTMIGKKLNDSILLTLADHIHFALDRFKKGVVVQNPLHWDIRHLYPAEYRAGEWAVRKINDAFQVSLPSGESSSIALHFVNSQFDSGSMNQTIKITQMINEILGIMTEHFGMALNQESADFSRFITHLRYFIVRQLNREVLSFKDQQFLYDVLSERYPVSFQCALKIKEAMEQQRGFVITPDEMVYLMIHIERVTSRTDTD, encoded by the coding sequence ATGAGGTTTAAAAAATCGTTAAATAACAACATCGCACTGGCGGAAGACGCCGAAGGCTGCGAAGTCATTGTCATCGGAACGGGTGTTGGCTTCAAAAAAGTAAAAGGACAGCCGATTGAGCAGAGCCAGATCCAGAAAATGTTCCGAATTGGCTCGAATGATAAATATCAGCGAGTTGAACAATTTCTCAGTGATATCCCACTGCAAGTCATCGATATTACGGATCAGATTATTGAAGAAGGCAAGACGATGATCGGAAAAAAGCTGAATGACTCGATCCTGTTAACACTTGCGGACCATATTCATTTTGCGCTGGATCGTTTCAAAAAAGGCGTGGTTGTGCAAAATCCGCTTCATTGGGACATTCGCCATCTATATCCTGCCGAATACCGTGCCGGAGAATGGGCAGTTCGAAAAATCAATGATGCTTTTCAAGTCTCGTTGCCATCTGGTGAATCAAGCTCTATTGCCCTTCATTTCGTGAACTCACAATTCGACTCGGGCAGTATGAACCAAACGATTAAAATTACACAGATGATTAATGAGATTTTAGGTATCATGACAGAACATTTTGGAATGGCACTGAATCAGGAATCTGCTGATTTTTCCAGGTTCATCACCCATCTGAGATACTTCATTGTTCGTCAGTTGAACCGGGAAGTGCTCTCGTTTAAAGATCAGCAATTTCTATATGATGTATTGTCGGAGCGATATCCTGTCAGCTTCCAATGCGCACTCAAAATAAAGGAGGCGATGGAGCAGCAACGCGGATTCGTGATTACTCCCGATGAGATGGTATATCTCATGATCCACATCGAGAGAGTGACATCCCGTACCGATACGGATTGA
- a CDS encoding beta-glucoside-specific PTS transporter subunit IIABC: MNHRELSKEIIQLTGGQENITQAWHCITRLRFNVREQNKVQLEQIKALHGVLGAQFQNDQFQVVIGNQVAAVYEQIEDQMKQSGISKPETDAPRSKGINAVLDTISGIFTPILPAIVGTGMLKGILALLVTLGAIQEKSGEYQVLSSIANAAFYFLPFLLALSSARKFKVNEYIALTLAGTLLYPTMLNAYLANQLEPIRFLSLPVSIVNYTQSVIPIILGVWLLSYVHRWVDRFIPGPVKVIFTSMIVLVITVPILLIAIGPLGNYMGIYLEMGTSWLFAHSGPLTGIILGGLMPLIVMTGMHYAFFPGTLQNLSKLGYDVLLLPINLITNMSQAGAVTAVFLKTKDKRMKSIALSSGISALLGITEPALYGVTLKLKKPFYASLIGGAAGGGFITAVGLKCFGFAVPGLLSLPLYIGPNGGMSNFWYALIGIGISFSVSFVVTLLLKWDEPNAHNSAMSDSAQTITEQEQDTTTAFSEETVAPVTVHSIEDKKGEVFSPLTGELVPLAELPDQTFAEELTGKGIAIRPQDGRVTAPFDGTVTLVAKSKHAIMLTSSSGIDILIHVGLNSVSLKGKFFDVKVVAGQEVKKGDLLLEFDMDGIQGAGIDLVTPVIVTNTPDYLDVVPVQVKGVIPMNELLLLTVR, translated from the coding sequence ATGAATCATCGGGAGTTGTCCAAAGAAATTATCCAGTTAACAGGAGGGCAAGAGAATATTACCCAAGCCTGGCATTGCATTACACGGCTTCGTTTCAACGTTCGAGAGCAAAACAAAGTTCAATTGGAACAGATCAAAGCGCTTCATGGTGTGCTCGGCGCACAGTTTCAGAACGATCAGTTTCAGGTGGTCATTGGCAACCAGGTTGCAGCCGTATATGAGCAGATCGAGGATCAGATGAAGCAGAGTGGTATATCGAAGCCCGAAACAGACGCGCCACGCTCTAAAGGGATTAATGCTGTTTTGGATACGATCTCCGGCATTTTCACTCCGATTCTGCCTGCCATCGTAGGTACCGGGATGTTAAAGGGGATTCTGGCATTGCTCGTTACACTTGGAGCGATACAGGAGAAAAGCGGTGAGTATCAAGTTCTGTCTTCCATCGCAAACGCGGCCTTTTATTTCTTGCCTTTTCTTCTGGCTCTATCATCAGCCCGAAAGTTCAAAGTGAATGAATATATCGCCCTGACGCTTGCAGGTACTTTATTGTATCCTACGATGCTGAATGCGTATCTGGCAAACCAGCTTGAACCGATTCGTTTTCTCTCGCTGCCCGTGTCCATTGTGAATTACACCCAGTCCGTTATTCCCATTATTCTGGGCGTGTGGCTTCTGAGTTATGTACATCGCTGGGTGGATCGTTTTATTCCCGGTCCGGTCAAAGTCATCTTTACCTCGATGATTGTACTAGTCATCACGGTGCCGATTCTATTAATTGCGATTGGCCCCCTAGGGAATTACATGGGCATCTATCTGGAAATGGGCACTTCTTGGCTCTTTGCCCATTCGGGTCCGTTAACCGGCATTATTCTTGGCGGCCTCATGCCTCTGATTGTTATGACGGGAATGCATTATGCGTTCTTCCCAGGCACCTTGCAGAATCTGAGCAAACTCGGATATGACGTGCTTTTGCTGCCGATCAACCTGATAACCAATATGAGCCAGGCTGGTGCAGTCACGGCTGTTTTCCTCAAGACCAAAGATAAAAGAATGAAATCCATTGCTTTATCCAGTGGCATATCTGCCTTGCTTGGCATTACTGAACCTGCACTGTACGGTGTCACCTTGAAGCTGAAAAAACCATTTTACGCTTCACTCATCGGTGGAGCAGCAGGGGGTGGCTTTATTACCGCAGTGGGTCTGAAATGCTTCGGTTTTGCTGTACCAGGATTGCTGTCACTTCCGTTATACATTGGCCCGAATGGTGGCATGTCCAATTTCTGGTATGCATTAATCGGAATTGGCATCAGCTTTAGCGTTTCCTTCGTGGTGACTTTGCTGCTCAAGTGGGATGAGCCAAATGCACACAATTCTGCCATGTCCGACTCAGCACAAACAATAACCGAACAGGAACAGGATACAACCACTGCCTTTTCTGAAGAAACGGTGGCACCTGTCACAGTACATTCCATTGAGGATAAAAAAGGGGAGGTGTTCAGCCCGCTCACTGGTGAATTGGTGCCGCTCGCAGAGCTTCCGGATCAAACGTTTGCCGAGGAATTGACCGGGAAAGGTATTGCCATTCGTCCGCAGGATGGCCGTGTTACAGCTCCTTTTGACGGAACCGTCACGTTGGTTGCCAAAAGTAAACATGCGATTATGCTGACCTCATCCAGTGGAATCGACATTCTCATTCATGTTGGACTAAACAGTGTGTCGCTCAAAGGGAAATTTTTTGACGTGAAGGTTGTTGCAGGACAAGAAGTGAAGAAGGGTGACTTGCTTCTGGAATTTGATATGGATGGCATTCAGGGTGCGGGTATTGACCTTGTGACACCAGTCATCGTAACCAATACGCCGGATTACCTCGATGTAGTACCTGTTCAGGTGAAGGGGGTGATTCCAATGAATGAATTGCTTCTCCTCACCGTTCGTTAA
- the ascB gene encoding 6-phospho-beta-glucosidase — MTKTIKHSFPEGFLWGGATAANQLEGAYDADGKGLSTSDMAPFVPHEERNGKDFTFDVDSVQLEEYLSGNTDVYFPKRNGVDFYHRYKEDIALFAEMGFKVFRLSIAWTRIFPTGEEAVPNEAGLAFYDNVLDELLKYGIEPLVTISHYEMPVELTRKYNGWESREMIDLYLKFANTLFDRYKDKVKYWITFNEMNMMLTSLYTGGGILEDKIKGNPEQVAYQATHHQFVASALAVKSGKEKMPNAQIGCMICRLETYAASSKPEDVLQTMKEDQMNLFYPEVQARGEYPSYMQRYFEENGIELVKAPNDDAIIRDNTVDFIAFSYYMTYIGKYDPNDNSNSGMLVSQIKNPHLKASEWGWPIDPIGLRVALNRLYDRYRMPLFIVENGLGAIDTPEEDGAVHDPYRIKYLRSHIEQMKEAVADGVELMGFTSWGPIDIISCSTSEMGKRYGFIYVDQDNAGNGSLERTRKDSFYWYKQVIETNGEIL, encoded by the coding sequence ATGACAAAAACAATTAAACACTCATTTCCTGAAGGATTTTTATGGGGCGGAGCTACCGCTGCCAATCAGCTCGAAGGTGCATATGACGCAGACGGCAAAGGACTCTCTACCTCAGACATGGCTCCATTCGTTCCTCATGAGGAGCGCAATGGCAAGGATTTCACCTTCGACGTCGATTCTGTTCAATTGGAAGAATATCTGAGCGGTAACACCGACGTATATTTCCCGAAACGGAACGGCGTGGATTTCTACCATCGCTACAAAGAAGACATTGCCTTGTTTGCAGAGATGGGTTTCAAAGTGTTTCGTCTTTCAATCGCGTGGACACGGATCTTCCCAACAGGAGAAGAAGCAGTTCCCAATGAAGCTGGTCTTGCCTTCTATGATAACGTGCTCGACGAACTCTTGAAATACGGCATTGAGCCGCTCGTAACGATCTCTCACTACGAGATGCCCGTAGAGTTAACCCGCAAATACAACGGCTGGGAAAGCCGCGAAATGATCGATCTGTATCTGAAATTTGCCAATACGCTGTTTGACCGTTACAAAGACAAAGTGAAATACTGGATCACCTTCAATGAAATGAACATGATGCTGACAAGTCTGTATACTGGCGGCGGCATTCTGGAAGATAAAATCAAGGGAAACCCGGAGCAAGTGGCTTATCAGGCAACGCATCATCAGTTTGTAGCTAGTGCGCTGGCTGTCAAAAGTGGTAAAGAGAAGATGCCAAATGCTCAGATTGGCTGCATGATCTGCCGTCTGGAAACGTATGCTGCTTCTAGTAAACCGGAAGATGTGTTGCAGACGATGAAGGAAGATCAGATGAACCTGTTCTACCCAGAGGTACAGGCACGGGGCGAATACCCATCCTATATGCAAAGATATTTTGAGGAAAACGGCATTGAACTGGTTAAAGCTCCTAACGACGATGCCATTATCCGGGATAATACCGTGGACTTTATTGCTTTCAGTTATTACATGACGTATATCGGAAAGTATGACCCGAATGACAACAGCAACTCAGGTATGCTGGTAAGTCAGATCAAAAACCCTCATCTGAAAGCTAGCGAATGGGGATGGCCTATCGATCCGATTGGTCTTCGCGTCGCGCTGAACCGATTGTATGACCGCTACCGGATGCCGCTCTTCATCGTTGAAAACGGGCTGGGTGCTATCGACACACCGGAAGAGGACGGGGCAGTGCATGACCCTTATCGCATCAAGTACTTGCGCAGCCACATCGAACAGATGAAAGAAGCTGTCGCTGACGGCGTTGAATTGATGGGTTTCACTAGCTGGGGACCTATCGATATCATTAGCTGCTCCACTTCTGAAATGGGCAAACGTTATGGTTTCATTTATGTAGATCAAGACAATGCTGGCAATGGTTCATTAGAAAGAACCCGCAAGGATTCCTTCTACTGGTACAAACAAGTTATTGAAACGAACGGAGAAATCCTGTAA
- a CDS encoding helix-turn-helix domain-containing protein produces MKYEFNFDQLCPATYAFQVIGGKWNLPILAILSENDCIRYNELKRRLPGITGTMLTNCLKDLIHSGIVHREQYNEVPPRVEYSLTESGKELVPLIESMVIWGQKNMTAGVKQQEL; encoded by the coding sequence GTGAAATACGAGTTTAATTTTGATCAGTTATGTCCAGCGACTTATGCATTTCAGGTCATTGGAGGCAAGTGGAATCTTCCGATTCTGGCAATCCTCAGTGAAAATGACTGTATACGTTACAATGAATTAAAAAGAAGACTGCCTGGCATTACCGGAACGATGTTAACGAACTGTTTGAAAGATTTGATTCATTCCGGCATCGTGCACCGGGAGCAATATAACGAGGTGCCACCGAGAGTGGAGTATTCGCTCACAGAATCAGGCAAGGAATTGGTTCCTTTAATTGAATCCATGGTAATATGGGGTCAGAAAAATATGACAGCAGGCGTGAAGCAACAAGAACTATAA
- a CDS encoding alpha/beta fold hydrolase, producing MNDYETYNLGVTLLQSGQQLPQAFIAYKTYGNLNAAKDNVIVVPTWFAGIHTDNEWLIGTDKALDPSRYFIIVPNMLGNGLSSSPSNTPAPYDKDNFPLISMYDNVRAQHQLITQKFGISKIKLVVGWSLGAMQVYQWGTSYPEMVERIAPFGGTAKSRPHTQLVFEAMIAALQADSNYKNGRYERPPVAGLAAMGRAYAPWGFSQAYYLEKLYQSEGYDSLKSYVEDYWDQVFLPFDANDLITMLRTGIYGDISDNPVDDGNFEQALSKITAPALVMPGSSDLFFTPEDSSYDAQHMPNAVYQPVESKWGHCFGIGANEEDSLVIDRHLKQFLET from the coding sequence ATGAACGATTATGAAACATATAACCTTGGAGTTACATTACTTCAATCGGGACAACAGCTCCCTCAAGCCTTTATCGCTTACAAAACCTATGGAAACTTAAATGCGGCAAAGGACAATGTTATTGTTGTCCCAACATGGTTTGCTGGAATTCACACAGATAATGAATGGTTAATTGGAACGGACAAAGCACTGGACCCCAGTCGTTATTTTATCATTGTGCCCAATATGTTGGGTAACGGATTATCGTCTTCTCCAAGTAATACCCCTGCCCCATATGATAAGGACAACTTTCCCCTCATCTCCATGTATGACAATGTGCGTGCCCAACATCAACTCATCACTCAAAAATTCGGTATCTCCAAAATCAAACTTGTTGTGGGCTGGTCTCTGGGAGCCATGCAGGTTTATCAATGGGGAACCAGTTATCCTGAGATGGTCGAGCGTATTGCCCCCTTTGGCGGAACGGCAAAGAGCAGACCCCATACTCAGTTGGTATTCGAAGCAATGATCGCGGCGTTACAGGCAGATTCAAATTATAAAAATGGTAGATATGAGCGCCCTCCGGTTGCCGGTCTCGCAGCGATGGGAAGAGCGTATGCTCCATGGGGGTTCTCGCAGGCGTATTATTTGGAGAAATTGTACCAATCTGAGGGTTACGACTCCTTGAAATCTTATGTAGAAGATTACTGGGATCAAGTATTTCTTCCCTTCGATGCTAACGACTTGATTACCATGTTGCGTACAGGAATCTATGGAGACATTAGCGATAATCCCGTAGATGATGGCAACTTCGAACAGGCGTTAAGCAAGATCACTGCTCCTGCACTCGTTATGCCAGGATCAAGTGACTTGTTTTTCACGCCAGAAGACAGTTCGTATGATGCTCAGCATATGCCAAACGCGGTGTATCAACCTGTAGAGTCCAAGTGGGGACACTGCTTTGGAATCGGAGCAAACGAAGAGGATTCACTCGTTATCGATCGTCATCTAAAGCAATTTTTGGAGACATGA
- a CDS encoding DsbA family protein — translation MSNESMMCDLETGVCGVNEEEAMQEINLNHVEKRITLYYATDPICSHCWALEPVLHRFIEEYGHYFTLQIKMGGLLANWNGFSDGANGIQKPSDVAEHWKEVGEHSRMPIDGSLWHDNPILSSYPPSRVFKVIQSTHPGKEQDFLRRAREAVFAFNRNIGEDDVLTDIVNQLGLNGKEVVEAAAQQSAQELLEEDFESVASLGVRGFPSIIIVNEENQGMKIVGARSLETYVQALQQVLGGDLKPKQITSLEQKINEGHLLFSKEMEVLYNIEKSDIESYVKSELAEHTYRMGHILNEMYIEHI, via the coding sequence GTGAGTAACGAATCTATGATGTGTGATCTGGAAACAGGCGTATGTGGTGTGAACGAAGAAGAGGCGATGCAAGAAATCAATCTGAATCACGTTGAGAAAAGGATAACTCTTTATTACGCAACAGATCCGATCTGCTCTCACTGCTGGGCGCTTGAGCCTGTGCTTCATCGGTTTATTGAGGAATACGGCCATTATTTTACGCTGCAAATCAAAATGGGTGGGCTATTGGCTAACTGGAATGGTTTCTCGGATGGCGCTAACGGGATTCAGAAACCTTCGGACGTTGCAGAGCATTGGAAGGAAGTGGGTGAACATTCACGCATGCCCATCGACGGTTCCTTATGGCACGATAATCCAATACTTTCTTCCTATCCGCCATCTCGCGTATTTAAGGTCATTCAGAGTACACACCCCGGGAAAGAGCAGGACTTTTTAAGACGTGCGCGTGAAGCCGTGTTTGCATTTAATCGAAATATTGGAGAAGATGATGTGCTGACGGATATCGTAAATCAATTGGGCTTGAATGGAAAAGAAGTGGTTGAGGCGGCTGCACAGCAATCAGCACAAGAGTTATTAGAGGAAGACTTTGAGAGTGTCGCTAGTTTGGGAGTTAGAGGTTTCCCATCAATTATCATTGTGAATGAAGAGAACCAGGGTATGAAAATTGTCGGAGCGCGTTCTCTTGAAACATATGTGCAAGCACTTCAGCAGGTGCTCGGTGGTGATCTGAAACCCAAACAGATAACCTCGTTGGAGCAGAAAATCAATGAGGGACATCTTCTTTTTTCTAAAGAAATGGAGGTCTTGTACAATATCGAAAAGAGTGATATTGAATCATATGTGAAATCTGAATTGGCAGAGCACACATATCGTATGGGTCATATTTTGAATGAGATGTATATTGAACATATCTGA
- a CDS encoding ArsR family transcriptional regulator: MMLGTDAASLLIYEALASEARLNIVRLLLQNREMHINALAQELFLSKAIVSTHVSKLQKAGIVGSRMKRENGGTYKYCFIVREFMTINLSPEPVDAPYHEISIPVGQYTDYEAWPTCGIATTTQMIGQYDTPACFMDPDRVNAGILWMARGFLEYKIPNYLYNDQHLREIEISLELSSEAPKVNENWPSDIRFTLNGSDLGTWTSPGDFGDRKGKHTPQWWKLDVNQYGVLKMLRINGEGTFMDGQRISDVRVQDLNLGASTYWTFGLKPEEGVDGRGGLTLFGKGFGNYDQDILIRYYYDAQENKTPDE; encoded by the coding sequence ATGATGCTTGGGACAGATGCAGCTTCATTGCTAATTTACGAGGCACTGGCAAGTGAAGCCCGATTAAACATAGTGCGCCTGCTGCTACAAAACAGAGAAATGCATATCAATGCGCTTGCCCAAGAGCTTTTTCTGAGCAAAGCTATTGTAAGTACACATGTCAGCAAGCTGCAAAAAGCCGGAATTGTCGGTAGCCGAATGAAACGGGAGAACGGCGGAACCTATAAGTACTGTTTTATCGTACGAGAGTTCATGACTATTAACCTGTCACCAGAGCCTGTTGACGCTCCTTACCATGAAATATCCATACCGGTAGGTCAATATACAGATTATGAAGCATGGCCGACCTGCGGGATTGCGACAACTACGCAGATGATTGGACAGTACGACACACCTGCCTGCTTTATGGACCCGGATCGGGTGAACGCGGGAATCCTTTGGATGGCACGAGGTTTTCTTGAATATAAGATTCCCAATTATCTGTATAATGATCAGCATCTTCGAGAGATTGAAATTTCCCTTGAACTAAGCTCGGAAGCGCCAAAGGTAAACGAAAACTGGCCGTCTGATATTCGCTTTACCCTTAACGGCAGTGATCTCGGTACTTGGACAAGCCCTGGCGATTTCGGGGATCGGAAAGGTAAACATACGCCACAATGGTGGAAGCTGGATGTCAATCAGTATGGTGTATTGAAAATGCTGCGTATTAACGGGGAAGGCACGTTTATGGATGGTCAGCGCATCTCGGACGTGCGCGTTCAAGACCTGAATCTGGGTGCATCCACCTATTGGACCTTTGGATTGAAGCCGGAAGAGGGAGTAGATGGTCGAGGCGGGCTTACCCTGTTTGGCAAAGGTTTTGGCAACTATGATCAGGATATTCTGATTCGATACTATTATGATGCTCAGGAAAATAAAACTCCAGACGAATAG
- a CDS encoding LysR family transcriptional regulator, with protein MEIRQLKTFWTLASTCSFNQTAELLSYVPSTITMQIKSLEEELGVKLLDRLGKKVVLTDAGQQFLPYATKILNDVEEAKCISSQHGELAGTVVIGADEVLCAYLLPALFKRFRTDYPGVRLLFRPLSGQELKSSLREGHADVVFVLDEPINSKDLHSEFLKDETFQMVVSPDHMLASRSELVIDDFHKQHFLLTEKNCSYRTYFDQSITKKGADALTELEFHSVEAIKQCVVAGLGIALLPEMALKKELSDGEVVALPWDLSDISFSAQMLWHREKWISPSMAAFMEVAKSELI; from the coding sequence ATGGAAATACGCCAGCTAAAAACCTTTTGGACACTTGCATCGACCTGCAGCTTTAATCAAACTGCTGAATTATTGAGCTATGTACCCTCTACCATAACCATGCAAATCAAATCGCTGGAAGAAGAGCTTGGGGTGAAATTGCTGGATCGATTAGGAAAAAAGGTCGTGTTAACGGATGCTGGCCAACAGTTTCTACCTTACGCCACTAAGATTTTAAACGATGTAGAGGAAGCAAAGTGTATATCCAGTCAGCACGGAGAATTGGCGGGAACGGTTGTGATCGGAGCAGACGAAGTGCTTTGTGCATATCTTCTTCCAGCCTTGTTCAAACGCTTCCGAACGGACTATCCTGGTGTGCGGTTATTGTTCCGCCCCTTGTCTGGGCAAGAGCTTAAATCAAGTCTGAGAGAAGGGCATGCCGATGTCGTTTTTGTATTGGATGAGCCAATTAATTCCAAAGACCTTCATTCAGAGTTTTTAAAGGATGAGACCTTTCAAATGGTGGTTTCTCCCGATCATATGTTAGCATCGCGTTCCGAGTTGGTCATTGATGACTTCCACAAACAGCATTTTCTACTGACCGAAAAGAACTGTTCGTATCGCACTTATTTTGACCAATCCATAACAAAGAAAGGTGCAGATGCTCTGACAGAGCTGGAGTTTCATAGTGTAGAAGCCATTAAACAATGTGTTGTGGCTGGTCTAGGGATCGCTTTATTACCTGAAATGGCTTTGAAGAAAGAGTTGAGCGATGGGGAAGTGGTTGCTCTGCCGTGGGATTTATCAGATATATCCTTTTCTGCGCAAATGCTCTGGCATCGGGAAAAATGGATCTCTCCGTCTATGGCTGCTTTCATGGAGGTCGCCAAGAGTGAGTTGATTTGA
- a CDS encoding alpha-N-arabinofuranosidase, with protein MLTSKMLIDKDFQIAEVDPRVYGSFIEHLGRAVYGGIYDPGHPTADAQGFRQDAIEAIKALNVPIVRYPGGNFVSGYNWEDGVGPVAERKRRLELAWWTIETNAVGTNEFADWAKLVGTEVMMAVNLGTRGIDAARNLIEYCNHPSGTYWSDLRISHGYKDPHKFKTWCLGNEMDGPWQIGAMTAYEYGRIANETAKAMKWVDPDIELVACGSSSRDMSTFADWEATVLDLTYENVDYLSLHQYYNNNKDNTYDFLATSLDLDQFIDSVASICDFVQAKKRSKKKLMLSLDEWNVWKSIGTSRMEERWQIAPPEFEDVYTHEDALAVGCYLITILKHADRVKMACLAQLINTIAPIMTENNGAIWFQTTYFPFMHASNFGRGTVLRSITTSPKYDSKDFTDVPYLEAISVHDEENGTITIFAVNRHLDEKLELNVDLRSFGETTFVEHIVLENNDLKATNTKENPRNVVPHNGGYTTVDQGKVQAVLNKASWNVIRLKTKQA; from the coding sequence ATGCTTACATCCAAAATGCTTATCGATAAAGACTTTCAGATTGCTGAAGTTGATCCGCGTGTCTATGGTTCATTTATAGAACATCTGGGACGGGCCGTATACGGCGGTATTTATGATCCAGGTCATCCTACGGCAGATGCTCAAGGTTTCCGTCAGGATGCCATTGAAGCGATTAAAGCTTTGAATGTGCCAATTGTTCGTTATCCGGGCGGCAATTTTGTATCCGGTTATAACTGGGAAGACGGTGTGGGCCCGGTAGCGGAGCGCAAACGCAGACTTGAACTCGCTTGGTGGACGATTGAAACAAATGCAGTGGGAACAAACGAATTTGCAGACTGGGCCAAACTGGTTGGAACCGAAGTCATGATGGCTGTAAATCTGGGTACTCGCGGCATTGATGCGGCCAGAAACCTGATCGAATACTGCAACCACCCATCTGGCACATACTGGAGTGATCTGCGTATCTCTCACGGTTACAAGGACCCGCATAAATTCAAAACCTGGTGTCTAGGCAACGAAATGGACGGCCCTTGGCAGATTGGTGCAATGACTGCATATGAATATGGCCGTATTGCCAATGAGACCGCTAAAGCGATGAAATGGGTTGATCCGGATATTGAACTCGTCGCGTGCGGCAGCTCCAGCCGTGACATGAGTACATTTGCAGATTGGGAAGCAACCGTGCTGGATCTCACCTATGAAAATGTGGACTACTTGTCCCTGCATCAGTATTACAACAACAATAAAGACAACACGTATGACTTCCTGGCGACTTCGCTGGATCTGGATCAATTTATTGATAGTGTGGCTTCAATCTGTGATTTTGTACAAGCCAAGAAACGCAGCAAAAAGAAATTAATGCTGTCTCTGGATGAATGGAATGTCTGGAAATCCATCGGCACGAGCCGTATGGAAGAACGGTGGCAGATTGCGCCTCCAGAGTTTGAAGATGTGTATACACATGAAGATGCACTAGCTGTGGGCTGTTATCTGATTACCATACTCAAGCACGCCGACCGTGTAAAAATGGCTTGCCTTGCTCAGTTGATTAACACCATTGCACCAATCATGACCGAGAATAACGGAGCAATCTGGTTCCAGACGACGTATTTCCCATTCATGCACGCATCCAACTTCGGTCGTGGTACGGTGTTGCGATCCATCACAACTTCACCTAAATATGATTCCAAAGACTTTACAGATGTGCCTTATCTCGAAGCGATCAGTGTGCATGATGAAGAAAACGGCACGATCACAATCTTTGCGGTGAACAGACATCTGGATGAGAAGTTGGAACTGAATGTGGATCTGCGTTCCTTCGGAGAAACCACATTTGTGGAGCATATTGTATTAGAGAACAACGACTTGAAAGCCACCAATACCAAAGAAAACCCACGTAACGTTGTTCCTCACAACGGCGGATATACAACGGTTGACCAAGGTAAAGTGCAAGCAGTCTTGAACAAAGCATCATGGAACGTGATTCGCCTCAAAACCAAACAGGCATAA
- a CDS encoding NUDIX domain-containing protein encodes MERKIRNSAKALIIKDGRMLAMKQDDNDEVIYILPGGSQNAGETLTDAVKREVAEEIGIDVEPLSLEFVIEGVYGEALHRVDFVFLCEYIGLMDQDSSILPSDENQVEFEWLEIKDIYELPLFPSKLRKQIIRLVEGEKTVMYLGNEEDDDLNS; translated from the coding sequence ATGGAGAGAAAGATTAGAAATTCTGCAAAAGCATTGATCATTAAAGACGGGAGGATGCTTGCAATGAAGCAGGATGATAATGATGAAGTCATCTACATCCTGCCTGGTGGGAGCCAGAATGCAGGTGAAACCCTGACGGATGCTGTGAAGCGTGAAGTTGCGGAAGAAATCGGAATAGATGTAGAACCATTATCACTGGAATTTGTCATTGAAGGGGTATACGGTGAAGCTCTTCATCGTGTAGATTTTGTTTTTTTATGCGAGTACATAGGTTTGATGGACCAAGATAGTTCTATTCTGCCAAGTGACGAAAACCAAGTGGAATTTGAATGGCTTGAAATTAAAGATATATACGAACTACCTTTATTTCCTTCAAAATTACGAAAGCAGATCATTAGATTGGTTGAGGGAGAAAAAACGGTTATGTATTTAGGAAATGAGGAAGATGACGACCTGAATAGTTAG